In Streptomyces qaidamensis, one DNA window encodes the following:
- a CDS encoding homoserine dehydrogenase yields MMRTRPLKVALLGCGVVGSEVARIMTTHADDLAARIGAPVELAGVAVRRPDRVREGIAPELVTTDATALVKRGDIDVVVEVIGGIEPARSLITTAFEHGASVVSANKALLAQDGAALHAVAEQYGKDLYYEAAVAGAIPLIRPVRESLAGDKINRVMGIVNGTTNFILDKMDSTGAGYQEALDEATALGYAEADPTADVEGFDAAAKAAILAGIAFHSRVGLDDVYREGMTEVTAADFASAKEMGCTIKLLAICERAEDGQSVTARVHPAMIPLSHPLASVRGAYNAVFVESDAAGQLMFYGPGAGGSPTASAVLGDLVAVCRNRIGGATGPGESAYAALPVSPMGDVVTRYHISLDVADKPGVLAQVATVFAEHGVSIDTVRQSGKDGEASLVVVTHRASDAALTGTVEALRKLDTVRGVASIMRVEGE; encoded by the coding sequence ATGATGCGTACGCGTCCGCTGAAGGTGGCGCTGCTGGGCTGTGGAGTGGTCGGCTCAGAGGTGGCGCGCATCATGACGACGCACGCCGACGACCTCGCGGCCCGGATCGGGGCCCCGGTGGAGCTCGCGGGCGTGGCCGTGCGGCGGCCTGACCGGGTGCGTGAGGGCATCGCCCCCGAGCTGGTCACCACCGACGCCACCGCCCTGGTCAAACGCGGCGACATCGACGTCGTGGTCGAGGTCATCGGCGGCATCGAGCCCGCGCGCAGCCTCATCACCACCGCCTTCGAGCACGGCGCCTCCGTCGTCTCCGCCAACAAGGCGCTGCTCGCCCAGGACGGGGCCGCCCTGCACGCCGTCGCCGAGCAGTACGGCAAGGACCTCTACTACGAGGCCGCCGTCGCCGGTGCCATTCCGCTGATCCGGCCGGTGCGCGAGTCCCTCGCCGGCGACAAGATCAACCGGGTCATGGGGATCGTCAACGGCACGACGAACTTCATCCTCGACAAGATGGACTCCACCGGCGCCGGCTACCAGGAGGCCCTCGACGAGGCCACCGCCCTGGGGTACGCGGAGGCCGACCCGACCGCCGACGTCGAGGGCTTCGACGCCGCCGCCAAGGCCGCGATCCTCGCCGGCATCGCCTTCCACAGCCGCGTGGGACTCGACGACGTCTACCGCGAGGGCATGACCGAGGTGACCGCGGCCGACTTCGCCTCCGCGAAGGAGATGGGCTGCACCATCAAGCTGCTCGCCATCTGCGAGCGGGCCGAGGACGGGCAGTCCGTCACTGCGCGCGTGCACCCCGCCATGATCCCGCTGAGCCATCCGCTGGCCTCCGTCCGCGGCGCCTACAACGCCGTGTTCGTCGAGTCCGACGCCGCCGGGCAGCTCATGTTCTACGGCCCCGGAGCGGGCGGTTCCCCCACCGCCTCGGCCGTGCTGGGCGACCTCGTGGCCGTCTGCCGCAACCGGATCGGCGGCGCGACCGGACCGGGCGAGTCCGCCTACGCCGCGCTGCCGGTGTCCCCGATGGGTGACGTCGTCACGCGGTACCACATCAGCCTCGACGTGGCTGACAAACCGGGTGTTCTCGCCCAGGTCGCGACCGTCTTCGCCGAGCACGGAGTCTCGATCGATACGGTTCGCCAGTCGGGGAAGGACGGCGAGGCCTCCCTCGTCGTCGTCACGCACCGTGCGTCCGACGCCGCCCTCACCGGGACGGTCGAGGCGTTGCGCAAGCTCGACACCGTGCGTGGTGTCGCCAGCATCATGCGGGTTGAAGGAGAGTAA
- the thrC gene encoding threonine synthase — MTHQWRGIIEEYRDRLPVSDSTPVVTLREGGTPLVPAQVLSERTGCEVHLKVEGANPTGSFKDRGMTMAITRAKEEGAQAVICASTGNTSASAAAYAVRAGMVCAVLVPTGKIALGKMGQALVHGAKILQVDGNFDDCLTLARGLSDNYPVALVNSVNPVRIEGQKTAAFEIVDMLGDAPDIHVLPVGNAGNITAYWKGYTEYAADGVATRKPRMWGFQASGSAPIVRGEVVKDPSTIATAIRIGNPASWQYALAARDESGGFIDEVTDREILRAYRLLASQEGVFVEPASAASVAGLLKAAEQGKVDPGQRIVCTVTGNGLKDPDWAVAGAPQPVTVPVDSAAAAERLGLA, encoded by the coding sequence ATGACCCACCAGTGGCGCGGAATCATCGAGGAGTACCGGGACCGGCTGCCCGTCTCCGACAGCACGCCGGTCGTGACGCTCCGCGAGGGCGGCACGCCCCTCGTGCCCGCGCAGGTGCTCTCCGAGCGCACGGGCTGCGAGGTCCACCTCAAGGTGGAGGGCGCGAACCCGACCGGTTCCTTCAAGGACCGGGGCATGACCATGGCCATCACCCGGGCCAAGGAGGAGGGCGCGCAGGCCGTCATCTGCGCCTCCACCGGCAACACGTCGGCCTCCGCAGCCGCCTACGCCGTGCGGGCCGGGATGGTCTGCGCCGTGCTCGTGCCGACAGGCAAGATCGCGCTCGGCAAGATGGGCCAGGCCCTCGTGCACGGAGCGAAGATCCTCCAGGTCGACGGCAACTTCGACGACTGTCTCACCCTCGCGCGCGGCCTGAGCGACAACTACCCCGTCGCCCTGGTCAATTCAGTCAACCCGGTACGTATCGAGGGCCAGAAGACGGCCGCCTTCGAGATCGTGGACATGCTCGGCGACGCGCCCGACATCCACGTCCTGCCGGTCGGCAACGCGGGCAACATCACGGCCTATTGGAAGGGCTACACGGAGTACGCCGCCGACGGCGTGGCGACCCGCAAGCCGCGGATGTGGGGCTTCCAGGCCTCCGGCAGCGCCCCGATCGTGCGCGGTGAGGTCGTCAAGGACCCCTCGACCATCGCCACGGCCATCCGCATCGGCAACCCGGCCTCCTGGCAGTACGCGCTCGCCGCGCGGGACGAGTCGGGCGGCTTCATCGACGAGGTGACGGACCGTGAGATCCTGCGCGCCTACCGGCTGTTGGCGTCCCAGGAGGGCGTCTTCGTCGAGCCGGCGTCCGCCGCGTCCGTCGCCGGTCTGCTGAAGGCCGCCGAGCAGGGCAAGGTCGACCCGGGGCAGCGGATCGTCTGCACCGTCACCGGCAACGGGCTGAAGGACCCCGACTGGGCCGTCGCCGGTGCCCCGCAGCCGGTCACCGTACCCGTCGACTCCGCGGCCGCGGCGGAGCGCCTGGGTCTCGCCTGA
- the thrB gene encoding homoserine kinase has translation MAGPAFRAAAVRVRVPATSANLGPGFDALGLALGLYDDVVVRVADSGLHIDIAGEGSETLPRDEQHLLVRSLRTAFDLLGGQPRGLEIVCANRIPHGRGLGSSSAAICAGIVAARAVTIGADAKLDDTALLELATEIEGHPDNVAACLLGGFTLSWMEGGAARAIRMEPADSIVPVVFVPGKPVLTETARGLLPRSVPHVDAATNAGRAALLVEALTRRPELLLPATEDRLHQEYRAPAMPESAALVERLRGDGIPAVISGAGPTVMALADEETAGKVEALAGADWAANRLPLDQQGASVLPLAASGDI, from the coding sequence ATGGCCGGTCCAGCGTTCCGCGCCGCCGCCGTCCGGGTGCGCGTCCCCGCCACCAGCGCCAACCTCGGCCCGGGCTTCGACGCCCTCGGCCTCGCGCTGGGCTTGTACGACGACGTGGTCGTCCGGGTGGCCGACTCCGGGCTGCACATCGACATCGCGGGTGAGGGAAGCGAGACGCTCCCGCGCGACGAGCAGCACCTTCTCGTACGATCCCTGCGCACCGCCTTCGACCTGCTCGGCGGACAGCCGCGCGGTCTGGAGATCGTCTGCGCCAACCGCATTCCGCACGGCCGGGGCCTCGGCTCCTCCTCGGCAGCCATCTGCGCGGGCATCGTCGCCGCCCGCGCCGTGACCATAGGGGCCGACGCGAAGCTCGACGACACCGCCCTGCTCGAACTCGCCACCGAGATCGAGGGCCACCCCGACAATGTCGCGGCCTGCCTGCTGGGCGGCTTCACGTTGTCCTGGATGGAGGGCGGCGCCGCCCGCGCGATCAGGATGGAGCCCGCGGATTCCATCGTTCCGGTGGTTTTCGTGCCCGGGAAGCCGGTACTCACGGAAACCGCGCGCGGTCTGCTGCCGCGCTCCGTGCCGCACGTCGACGCGGCCACCAACGCCGGCCGCGCAGCCTTGCTCGTCGAAGCCCTGACGCGCCGCCCCGAACTTCTGCTGCCCGCCACCGAGGACCGCCTGCACCAGGAATACCGCGCGCCGGCCATGCCCGAGAGCGCGGCACTGGTGGAGCGGCTGCGGGGCGACGGCATCCCCGCGGTCATCTCCGGGGCCGGACCGACGGTCATGGCGCTGGCCGACGAGGAGACCGCCGGAAAGGTCGAGGCCCTGGCGGGCGCGGACTGGGCGGCGAACAGGCTGCCCCTCGATCAGCAGGGCGCGAGCGTGCTGCCGCTCGCCGCCTCCGGTGACATCTAA
- the rho gene encoding transcription termination factor Rho, protein MSDTTDLMGARVEETAAAPATDASAPASGAGSRRRRGTGLEGMVLAELQQVASGLGIRGTARMRKSQLIEVIKEAQASGGAAPAGKADAAETKPKRRATSRTRTGDNAEKAEKKADAKEASKAPADKADQAVAQQQIEIPGQPAGGASRSSENERAGDDAPERRRRRATSEAGAPASAETIVAEAKTDTKAEAQSQQQSQNNEAKSDAGDGEGRRRDRRDRDRDRGRDRDRRGGKGDDQQGGGRQDRGQQQNQQGGGRQDRGQQQQDDDDFDGGRRGRRGRYRDRRGRRGRDDIASEPQINEDDVLIPVAGILDILDNYAFIRTSGYLPGPNDVYVSLAQVRKNGLRKGDHITGAVRQPKDGERREKFNALVRLDSVNGMAPESGRGRPEFNKLTPLYPQDRLRLETDPGVLTTRIIDLVAPIGKGQRGLIVAPPKTGKTMIMQAIANAITHNNPECHLMVVLVDERPEEVTDMQRSVKGEVISSTFDRPAEDHTTVAELAIERAKRLVELGHDVVVLLDSITRLGRAYNLAAPASGRILSGGVDSTALYPPKRFFGAARNIEDGGSLTILATALVDTGSRMDEVIFEEFKGTGNAELKLDRKLADKRIFPAVDVDASGTRKEEILLAPDELAIVWKLRRVLHALDQQQAVELLLDKMKQTKSNAEFLMQIQKTTPTPGNGD, encoded by the coding sequence GTGAGCGACACCACCGATCTGATGGGCGCACGTGTCGAGGAGACCGCTGCCGCGCCCGCCACGGACGCCTCCGCGCCTGCCAGCGGTGCCGGCTCCCGGCGGCGCCGCGGTACCGGCCTCGAGGGCATGGTGCTGGCCGAGTTGCAGCAGGTCGCATCCGGCCTCGGCATCAGGGGCACCGCGCGGATGCGCAAGAGCCAGCTGATCGAGGTCATCAAGGAGGCGCAGGCGTCCGGCGGCGCCGCTCCGGCCGGGAAGGCCGACGCCGCCGAGACCAAGCCCAAGCGCCGCGCCACCTCGCGGACCCGTACGGGCGACAACGCCGAGAAGGCGGAGAAGAAGGCGGACGCGAAGGAGGCCTCCAAGGCCCCCGCGGACAAGGCCGACCAGGCTGTGGCCCAGCAGCAGATCGAGATCCCCGGCCAGCCCGCCGGAGGCGCATCCCGGTCGAGCGAGAACGAGCGCGCGGGAGACGACGCGCCCGAGCGCCGCCGTCGCCGGGCCACCTCCGAGGCCGGAGCCCCCGCTTCCGCGGAGACCATCGTCGCCGAGGCGAAGACCGACACCAAGGCCGAGGCACAGTCGCAGCAGCAGTCCCAGAACAACGAGGCCAAGTCCGACGCCGGTGACGGCGAGGGCCGTCGTCGCGACCGCCGTGACCGCGACCGGGACCGCGGGCGTGACCGCGACCGCCGCGGCGGCAAGGGCGACGACCAGCAGGGCGGCGGCCGTCAGGACCGCGGCCAGCAGCAGAACCAGCAGGGCGGCGGCCGCCAGGACCGCGGCCAGCAGCAGCAGGACGACGATGACTTCGACGGTGGCCGTCGTGGCCGTCGCGGCCGCTACCGCGACCGCCGGGGCCGTCGCGGCCGCGACGACATCGCCTCCGAGCCGCAGATCAACGAGGACGACGTCCTGATCCCCGTCGCGGGCATCCTGGACATCCTCGACAACTACGCGTTCATCCGCACGTCCGGCTACCTGCCCGGCCCGAACGACGTGTACGTCTCCCTCGCCCAGGTCCGCAAGAACGGCCTGCGCAAGGGCGACCACATCACCGGTGCCGTGCGCCAGCCCAAGGACGGAGAGCGGCGCGAGAAGTTCAACGCGCTGGTGCGCCTGGACTCCGTCAACGGCATGGCACCCGAATCCGGGCGCGGGCGACCGGAGTTCAACAAGCTGACGCCGCTGTACCCGCAGGACCGCCTCCGCCTGGAGACGGACCCGGGCGTCCTCACCACCCGCATCATCGACCTCGTCGCGCCGATCGGTAAGGGCCAGCGTGGTCTGATCGTGGCCCCGCCGAAGACCGGCAAGACCATGATCATGCAGGCGATCGCCAACGCGATCACGCACAACAACCCCGAGTGCCACCTGATGGTCGTCCTCGTCGACGAGCGTCCGGAAGAGGTCACCGACATGCAGCGGTCGGTGAAGGGCGAGGTCATCTCCTCGACCTTCGACCGTCCGGCCGAGGACCACACCACCGTCGCCGAGCTCGCCATCGAGCGCGCCAAGCGCCTGGTGGAGCTGGGTCACGACGTGGTCGTGCTGCTCGACTCGATCACCCGCCTGGGCCGCGCGTACAACCTCGCCGCCCCGGCCTCCGGCCGCATCCTGTCCGGTGGTGTCGACTCGACGGCGCTGTACCCGCCGAAGCGCTTCTTCGGTGCGGCCCGCAACATCGAGGACGGCGGTTCGCTGACCATCCTCGCCACCGCGCTGGTGGACACCGGGTCCCGCATGGACGAGGTCATCTTCGAGGAGTTCAAGGGCACCGGCAACGCGGAGCTCAAGCTCGACCGGAAGCTCGCGGACAAGCGCATCTTCCCGGCGGTGGACGTCGACGCGTCCGGCACCCGCAAGGAAGAGATCCTGCTGGCCCCCGACGAGCTGGCCATCGTCTGGAAGCTGCGCCGGGTGCTGCACGCCCTCGACCAGCAGCAGGCGGTCGAGCTGCTCCTCGACAAGATGAAGCAGACGAAGTCGAACGCCGAGTTCCTGATGCAGATCCAGAAGACGACCCCGACGCCGGGCAACGGCGACTGA
- a CDS encoding trypsin-like serine protease, whose amino-acid sequence MPGGGRHRRRIRIALPVAAAGVAAAVAGALLTTSAGAATPLPQPTVKPAVSSPSLAELEKRVAGAMAGDDIAGKTSKAALTAGTVAGSIDPKVIGGNETTISTAPWMTQLHYYDDRGTSTTGDDIGFFCGGAVVAPTKILTAAHCVKGYNWNANGAVVTGTAQLPSDDGTDLHGGTVTGVWRQWNHPSYNATTIDNDIAVLTLPVPVKAPPIRMTTSGDTTSYKAGTSAKVYGWGRTSSTSEDISETLKTATLPMQSDTTCSGAYGSDFVKGHMVCAGKPATGSDTGTVSACNGDSGGPLVVNNRIVGVVSWGVTDCVAKGAYSVFAKVSSYVGAAYPRLDDTNISGDHKADLWVRNASTKTGYSKDSKGTSFAARESWGNWNGVNVVLQTDLDRDGYQDLVYRRSSDGDVFWTHYVISSGTWSTKQIADNWKTRTRIITPGDVTGDYLPDLLSVDSAGVLWIYPGKGNGTFAPRVKVGSGWNQYNSVRGKGDYNGDGKTDLIARSKSGSAIYLYKGTGKAGSGAFSARVKVRTWAGYNAFDAPGDVTGDGKADFLARTPGGTLYLYAGTGKGTSEIFATRKSVGTDFKQYDIFG is encoded by the coding sequence ATGCCCGGGGGCGGTCGGCACAGACGCCGGATACGCATCGCACTGCCCGTCGCCGCGGCCGGTGTCGCCGCCGCCGTGGCCGGCGCGCTGCTGACGACGTCCGCCGGTGCGGCCACCCCGCTGCCGCAGCCGACGGTCAAGCCCGCCGTCAGCTCGCCGTCGCTCGCCGAGCTGGAGAAGCGCGTCGCGGGCGCCATGGCCGGTGACGACATCGCCGGCAAGACGAGCAAGGCCGCGCTCACCGCGGGCACCGTCGCCGGCAGCATCGACCCGAAGGTCATCGGTGGCAACGAGACCACCATCAGCACGGCACCGTGGATGACACAGCTCCACTACTACGACGACCGGGGCACCTCCACCACCGGCGACGACATCGGCTTCTTCTGCGGCGGCGCCGTCGTCGCGCCGACGAAGATCCTCACCGCCGCGCACTGCGTCAAGGGCTACAACTGGAACGCCAACGGCGCCGTCGTCACCGGCACCGCCCAGCTGCCCTCGGACGACGGCACCGACCTGCACGGCGGCACCGTCACCGGCGTCTGGCGGCAGTGGAACCACCCGTCGTACAACGCGACGACCATCGACAACGACATCGCGGTGCTGACCCTGCCCGTCCCGGTCAAGGCCCCCCCGATCCGGATGACGACCTCCGGCGACACCACGTCGTACAAGGCCGGCACCAGCGCCAAGGTCTACGGCTGGGGCCGCACCAGCTCCACCAGCGAAGACATCTCCGAGACGCTGAAGACGGCCACGCTGCCCATGCAGTCGGACACGACCTGCTCCGGCGCGTACGGCAGCGACTTCGTCAAGGGCCACATGGTCTGCGCGGGCAAGCCCGCCACCGGCAGCGACACCGGCACCGTCTCCGCCTGCAACGGCGACTCCGGCGGCCCCCTGGTCGTCAACAACCGGATCGTCGGTGTCGTCTCCTGGGGCGTGACCGACTGCGTGGCGAAGGGCGCCTACAGCGTCTTCGCCAAGGTCAGCTCCTACGTCGGCGCCGCCTACCCGCGCCTGGACGACACCAACATCAGCGGCGACCACAAGGCCGACCTCTGGGTGCGCAACGCTTCCACCAAGACCGGCTACTCGAAGGACTCCAAGGGCACGTCCTTCGCCGCCCGCGAGTCCTGGGGCAACTGGAACGGCGTGAACGTCGTCCTGCAGACGGACCTCGACCGCGACGGCTACCAGGACCTGGTCTACCGGCGCAGCAGCGACGGCGATGTCTTCTGGACGCACTACGTCATCTCCAGCGGCACCTGGTCCACCAAGCAGATCGCCGACAACTGGAAGACGCGCACCCGGATCATCACCCCCGGTGACGTCACCGGCGACTACCTGCCCGACCTGCTCTCGGTCGACTCGGCGGGCGTCCTGTGGATCTACCCGGGCAAGGGCAACGGCACCTTCGCGCCCCGCGTGAAGGTCGGCTCCGGCTGGAACCAGTACAACTCCGTGCGCGGCAAGGGCGACTACAACGGGGACGGCAAGACCGACCTGATCGCCCGCAGCAAGTCCGGCAGCGCCATCTACCTCTACAAGGGCACCGGCAAGGCCGGCTCTGGCGCCTTCTCGGCCCGGGTCAAGGTGCGCACCTGGGCCGGGTACAACGCCTTCGACGCCCCCGGCGACGTCACCGGCGACGGCAAGGCCGACTTCCTGGCCCGTACCCCCGGCGGCACGCTGTACCTGTACGCGGGCACCGGCAAGGGGACAAGCGAGATCTTTGCCACAAGGAAGTCCGTGGGCACCGATTTCAAGCAGTACGACATCTTCGGCTGA
- a CDS encoding LCP family protein — MSAESTPDPGIPGDTGTSGARHRGKGRRRKPPQRNKGLMITAWTAAGIVVLGGTGAGYLYFKLNGNLKSVDIDQALGTDRPEKADNGSENILVLGSDTRAGGNKKLGGGTDDGSARSDTAMIVHVYKGHKKASVVSIPRDTLIDRPACTDTKGNEHPAARSVMFNSAYSTGGAACAVKTVESITDLRMDHYLEVDFAGFQKLIDDLGGVEITTTKSIDDPDSHLKLEAGTHTLDGKQALGLVRTRHGVGDGSDLGRIQLQQAFIKALVHQIKDVGVFSDPKKLLDLAETATKTVTADSDLGSVNKLASFANGLKGISPSNMHMVTMPVAYDPADPNRVLLQEKKADQIWKALENDRPIPKSATKGTASGEAKGVVSGS, encoded by the coding sequence ATGTCCGCCGAGAGCACACCCGACCCGGGGATACCGGGCGATACCGGTACCAGTGGAGCGCGCCACCGCGGCAAGGGCCGGCGCCGTAAGCCCCCGCAGCGCAACAAGGGCTTGATGATCACGGCCTGGACGGCCGCGGGCATCGTCGTGCTGGGCGGCACCGGAGCCGGATACCTGTACTTCAAGCTCAACGGCAACCTCAAGAGCGTCGACATCGACCAGGCCCTCGGCACGGACCGGCCCGAGAAGGCCGACAACGGCTCGGAGAACATCCTGGTCCTCGGCTCCGACACCCGCGCCGGCGGCAACAAGAAGCTCGGCGGCGGCACGGACGACGGCAGCGCCCGCTCCGACACGGCGATGATCGTGCACGTCTACAAGGGGCACAAGAAGGCCAGCGTGGTCTCCATCCCGCGCGACACGCTCATCGACCGTCCCGCGTGCACGGACACCAAGGGCAACGAGCACCCCGCCGCGCGCAGCGTGATGTTCAACTCCGCGTACTCCACCGGCGGGGCCGCCTGCGCCGTGAAGACCGTCGAGTCGATCACCGACCTGCGCATGGACCACTACCTGGAGGTCGACTTCGCCGGCTTCCAGAAGCTCATCGACGACCTCGGCGGCGTCGAGATCACCACGACCAAGAGCATCGACGACCCCGACAGCCATCTGAAGCTGGAGGCCGGCACCCACACGCTCGACGGCAAGCAGGCCCTCGGCCTGGTCCGCACCAGACACGGCGTCGGTGACGGCTCGGACCTGGGCCGGATCCAGCTCCAGCAGGCCTTCATCAAGGCCCTGGTCCACCAGATCAAGGACGTCGGTGTCTTCTCGGACCCGAAGAAGCTGCTCGACCTCGCGGAGACCGCGACCAAGACGGTGACGGCCGACTCCGACCTCGGCTCGGTCAACAAGCTCGCGTCCTTCGCGAACGGACTCAAGGGCATCAGCCCGTCCAACATGCACATGGTCACGATGCCGGTGGCCTACGACCCGGCCGACCCCAACCGCGTCCTCCTCCAGGAGAAGAAGGCCGACCAGATCTGGAAGGCCCTGGAGAACGACCGGCCGATCCCGAAGAGCGCGACAAAGGGCACGGCGAGCGGTGAGGCCAAGGGCGTCGTCAGCGGCTCCTGA
- the rpmE gene encoding 50S ribosomal protein L31: MKRDIHPEYVETQVSCTCGASFTTRSTIESGAIRADVCSECHPFYTGKQKILDTGGRVARFEARFGKAAGSKK, translated from the coding sequence TTGAAGCGCGACATCCACCCCGAGTACGTCGAGACGCAGGTCAGCTGCACCTGTGGCGCGTCGTTCACCACTCGCAGCACCATCGAGTCCGGCGCCATCCGCGCCGACGTCTGCTCCGAGTGCCACCCGTTCTACACGGGCAAGCAGAAGATCCTCGACACCGGTGGCCGTGTGGCCCGCTTCGAGGCCCGCTTCGGCAAGGCCGCCGGCTCCAAGAAGTAG
- the prfA gene encoding peptide chain release factor 1, giving the protein MFEAVEELVAEHADLEKKLADPSVHSDQANARKLNKRYAELTPIVATYRSWKQTGDDIETARELGADDPEFAAEVKELEKAREELTEKLRLLLVPRDPSDDKDVILEIKAGAGGDESALFAGDLLRMYLRYAERVGWKTEIIDATESELGGYKDVQVAVKTKGGQGATEPGQGVWARMKYEGGVHRVQRVPATESQGRIHTSAAGVLVTPEAEEVDVEINPNDLRIDVYRSSGPGGQSVNTTDSAVRITHIPTGVVASCQNEKSQLQNKEQALRILRSRLLAAAQEEAEREAADARRSQVRTVDRSEKIRTYNYPENRISDHRVGFKAYNLDQVLDGDLDAVIQACVDADSAAKLAAA; this is encoded by the coding sequence ATGTTCGAGGCCGTCGAGGAACTCGTCGCCGAGCACGCCGACCTGGAGAAGAAGCTCGCCGATCCGTCGGTCCACTCCGACCAGGCCAACGCGCGCAAGCTGAACAAGCGGTACGCCGAGCTCACCCCGATCGTCGCCACGTACCGCTCCTGGAAGCAGACCGGCGACGACATCGAGACCGCGCGCGAACTGGGCGCCGACGACCCGGAGTTCGCCGCCGAGGTCAAGGAGCTGGAGAAGGCCCGCGAGGAGCTGACGGAGAAGCTGCGGCTTCTCCTCGTCCCGCGTGACCCCAGCGACGACAAGGACGTCATCCTGGAGATCAAGGCGGGCGCGGGCGGCGACGAGTCGGCCCTGTTCGCCGGTGACCTGCTGCGCATGTATCTGCGCTACGCCGAGCGCGTCGGCTGGAAGACCGAGATCATCGACGCCACCGAGTCCGAGCTGGGCGGCTACAAGGACGTCCAGGTCGCCGTGAAGACCAAGGGCGGCCAGGGTGCCACCGAGCCGGGCCAGGGCGTCTGGGCGCGGATGAAGTACGAGGGCGGCGTGCACCGCGTGCAGCGCGTGCCCGCGACGGAGTCCCAGGGCCGGATCCACACCTCCGCGGCCGGTGTGCTCGTCACGCCCGAGGCCGAGGAGGTCGACGTCGAGATCAACCCCAACGACCTGCGCATCGACGTCTACCGGTCCTCCGGGCCCGGCGGGCAGTCCGTGAACACCACCGACTCCGCCGTGCGCATCACGCACATCCCGACCGGAGTCGTCGCCTCCTGCCAGAACGAGAAGAGCCAGCTGCAGAACAAGGAGCAGGCACTGCGTATCCTGCGCTCCAGGCTGCTCGCGGCGGCGCAGGAGGAAGCGGAGAGGGAGGCTGCCGACGCCCGCCGCAGCCAGGTCCGCACCGTCGACCGCTCCGAGAAGATCCGCACGTACAACTACCCGGAGAACCGCATCTCGGACCACCGCGTCGGCTTCAAGGCGTACAACCTGGACCAGGTCCTGGACGGCGACCTCGACGCGGTCATCCAGGCCTGCGTCGACGCGGACTCGGCTGCGAAGCTGGCGGCTGCGTAA
- the prmC gene encoding peptide chain release factor N(5)-glutamine methyltransferase: MNLLLAEVAQATQRLADAGVPSPRTDAEELAAFVHGVKRGELHSVKDSDFDARYWEVIARREAREPLQHITGRAYFRYLELQVGPGVFVPRPETESVVGWAIDAVRAMDVVEPCIVDLCTGSGAIALALAQEVPRSRVHAVELSEDALKWTRKNVEGSRVDLRQGNALTAFRDLDGQVDLVITNPPYIPLTEWEYVAPEARDYDPDMALFSGEDGLDLIRGLERTAHRLLRPGGVVVVEHADTQGGQVPWIFAEDRGWTDAADHPDLNNRPRFATARKALP; encoded by the coding sequence GTGAACCTGCTGCTCGCGGAGGTGGCCCAGGCCACTCAGCGGCTCGCCGACGCCGGCGTGCCCTCGCCGCGTACCGACGCGGAGGAACTCGCCGCGTTCGTGCACGGCGTCAAGCGCGGCGAGCTGCACTCCGTCAAGGACTCCGACTTCGACGCCCGCTACTGGGAGGTCATCGCCCGCCGCGAGGCCCGCGAACCGCTCCAGCACATCACCGGGCGCGCCTACTTCCGCTACCTGGAACTCCAGGTCGGGCCCGGGGTGTTCGTGCCGCGGCCCGAGACGGAGTCCGTGGTCGGCTGGGCCATAGACGCCGTACGGGCCATGGACGTCGTCGAGCCGTGCATCGTCGACCTGTGCACCGGCTCCGGCGCCATCGCGCTCGCCCTCGCCCAGGAGGTGCCGCGCTCGCGCGTGCACGCCGTGGAGCTGTCCGAGGACGCCCTGAAGTGGACCCGCAAGAACGTCGAGGGGTCCAGGGTCGACCTGCGGCAGGGCAACGCCCTCACGGCCTTCCGGGACCTGGACGGCCAGGTCGACCTGGTCATCACCAACCCGCCCTACATCCCGCTCACCGAGTGGGAGTACGTCGCCCCCGAGGCGCGGGACTACGACCCCGACATGGCCCTCTTCTCCGGCGAGGACGGCCTCGACCTCATCCGGGGCCTGGAACGCACCGCGCACCGGCTGCTGCGCCCGGGCGGCGTGGTCGTCGTCGAGCACGCCGACACCCAGGGCGGCCAGGTGCCGTGGATCTTCGCCGAGGACCGCGGCTGGACCGACGCGGCCGACCACCCGGACCTCAACAACCGCCCGCGTTTCGCCACGGCCCGCAAGGCACTGCCGTGA